The proteins below come from a single Tenuifilum thalassicum genomic window:
- the nuoE gene encoding NADH-quinone oxidoreductase subunit NuoE: MSHIKLELKPEQVAKIKEICKSFNNDPGELINVLHKTQETFGYLPAEVQEVVAAELNVSVAKVYGVVTFYSFFTMIPKGKHPISICTGTACYVRGAEKVLDEFKRILNVKVGETTPDGKFSLNCLRCVGACGLAPVVLIGEKVYGRVSPDGVKDIIKEYEEQ; the protein is encoded by the coding sequence ATGTCACATATAAAACTTGAGCTTAAGCCTGAACAGGTAGCCAAGATTAAAGAGATATGCAAGTCGTTTAATAACGACCCTGGTGAACTAATTAACGTTCTTCACAAAACTCAGGAAACTTTTGGCTATCTGCCTGCCGAGGTACAGGAGGTTGTTGCTGCTGAACTTAATGTCTCAGTAGCAAAGGTTTACGGAGTTGTTACCTTTTACTCATTCTTCACCATGATACCAAAAGGTAAGCATCCTATCAGCATCTGTACTGGTACAGCATGCTACGTGCGTGGTGCAGAAAAAGTGCTCGATGAGTTTAAGCGCATACTTAATGTTAAAGTTGGTGAAACAACCCCAGATGGCAAGTTCTCGCTCAACTGCTTACGTTGTGTTGGGGCATGTGGACTTGCACCTGTTGTTCTAATTGGGGAAAAGGTTTACGGACGCGTTTCACCCGATGGTGTGAAAGATATCATCAAAGAGTACGAAGAACAGTAA
- a CDS encoding NADH-dependent [FeFe] hydrogenase, group A6 translates to METVKLTIDNKQVEVPKGTTIYKAARKLGIDIPALCYMELHDLGVENKPAGCRICVVEVEGRRNLAPSCATECAEGMVVKTHTSRVINARRTVMELILSDHPKDCLTCAKSGRCDLQDMAIKLGIREIPGQEYAEMSTYKKDFSPSIIRDVDKCIMCRRCETMCNDVQTVGALSAVNRGFMAVVAPAFEQDLEKSPCTYCGQCVAVCPTGALTEVDHTAKVIRAIADPNKTVLVQTAPAVRAALGEEFGMKPGTLVTGKMVAALRQIGFDYIFDTDFAADLTIMEEGTELLDRLTRFLNGDKDVKLPILTSCCPGWVNFFEHNFTDMLDVPSSAKSPQQMFGAIAKSYFAEKLGKKREELVVVSVMPCLAKKYECQRDEFKVDDNPDVDFSISTRELAHLIKEFNINFEELPEEDFDRPLGESTGAGVIFGATGGVIEAAVRTAYEVYTGKPLPKIDFTELRGMDGIRSATIDFNGLPINIGIAHGLGNARKLLEDVRSGKANYHAIEVMACPGGCIGGGGQPLHHGNSAIIKARMEAIYREDAGKPIRKSHENPYIKQLYEEFLGKPMSEKAHHLLHTHYFDKKKDIYIK, encoded by the coding sequence ATGGAAACAGTAAAACTTACAATAGATAACAAACAAGTTGAAGTACCTAAGGGTACTACAATTTATAAAGCTGCTAGGAAATTAGGTATCGATATTCCTGCACTTTGCTACATGGAACTTCACGACCTTGGTGTTGAGAATAAGCCAGCAGGTTGTCGTATTTGTGTTGTTGAGGTGGAAGGTCGTAGAAACCTGGCACCTAGCTGTGCAACTGAGTGCGCCGAAGGTATGGTGGTAAAAACTCACACCTCGCGTGTAATTAACGCTCGCCGTACTGTTATGGAGCTTATTCTCTCCGACCATCCAAAGGATTGCTTAACCTGCGCAAAGAGTGGCCGTTGCGACCTTCAGGATATGGCAATTAAACTGGGTATCCGTGAAATTCCTGGTCAGGAGTATGCCGAGATGTCAACATATAAGAAGGACTTTTCTCCTTCTATCATTCGTGATGTTGACAAGTGTATCATGTGCCGCCGTTGCGAAACCATGTGTAACGATGTTCAAACCGTTGGTGCGCTAAGCGCAGTTAACCGTGGTTTCATGGCTGTAGTTGCTCCTGCTTTTGAACAGGATCTTGAAAAGTCGCCTTGTACTTACTGTGGCCAGTGTGTTGCAGTATGTCCTACTGGTGCACTTACCGAGGTTGACCATACTGCTAAAGTAATTAGAGCTATTGCCGATCCTAATAAAACTGTACTAGTTCAGACTGCTCCTGCTGTTCGTGCTGCTTTAGGCGAAGAGTTCGGAATGAAACCTGGTACTCTGGTTACTGGTAAAATGGTAGCTGCTCTACGTCAAATTGGTTTTGATTACATCTTTGACACCGATTTTGCAGCCGACCTAACCATCATGGAAGAGGGTACCGAACTTCTTGATCGTTTAACTCGTTTCTTGAATGGCGATAAGGATGTTAAGCTCCCAATTCTTACAAGTTGCTGCCCTGGTTGGGTGAACTTCTTTGAGCACAACTTTACCGATATGCTCGATGTTCCCTCAAGCGCTAAGTCGCCTCAGCAAATGTTTGGTGCAATTGCAAAATCGTACTTTGCCGAAAAACTTGGTAAAAAACGTGAGGAACTTGTAGTTGTATCGGTGATGCCATGCTTGGCTAAGAAATATGAATGCCAACGCGATGAGTTTAAGGTTGATGACAACCCAGATGTTGATTTCTCAATCTCAACTCGCGAGCTTGCTCATCTTATTAAGGAGTTCAACATTAACTTTGAAGAGCTACCCGAAGAGGATTTTGACCGTCCTCTAGGTGAATCAACAGGTGCTGGTGTAATTTTTGGTGCAACAGGTGGTGTGATTGAAGCTGCTGTTCGTACAGCATACGAAGTTTATACTGGAAAACCACTTCCTAAAATCGACTTTACCGAACTTCGTGGAATGGACGGAATTCGTTCCGCTACCATCGATTTCAATGGCTTGCCAATTAATATAGGTATTGCTCATGGTTTAGGTAATGCTCGTAAACTACTTGAGGATGTTCGCTCAGGTAAAGCAAACTACCATGCAATTGAGGTAATGGCATGCCCTGGTGGATGTATCGGTGGTGGTGGTCAACCATTACACCATGGTAATTCCGCAATTATTAAGGCTCGTATGGAAGCCATCTATCGTGAAGATGCTGGCAAGCCAATTCGCAAATCGCATGAGAACCCTTATATCAAACAGCTTTACGAAGAGTTCTTAGGTAAGCCAATGAGCGAAAAAGCGCATCACTTGCTGCATACACACTATTTCGACAAGAAAAAAGATATCTACATTAAATAG
- a CDS encoding NADH-quinone oxidoreductase subunit NuoF, which produces MSKYKMHLLICGGTGCKASASDAIAEKLKAELAANNLQEDVQVILTGCFGFCEKGPIVKVLPDNTFYTQVKPEDASEIVKEHVIKGRKVERLLYIDPTKKETIEDSKQMGFYRKQMRIALRNCGFINPENIDEYIARDGYQALGKVLTEYTPQETIEVIKKSGLRGRGGGGFPTGLKWEIASKNQADQKYVVCNADEGDPGAFMDRSILEGDPHSVIEAMAICGYCIGASKGLIYIRAEYPLAINRLKIAIEQAREYGLLGNDIFGTGFSFDLELRYGAGAFVCGEETALIHSMEGLRGEPSNKPPYPAQSGYMGKPTNVNNVETYANVPPIILKGADWYSSIGTEKSKGTKVFALAGKINNVGLIEVPMGITLREVIFEIGGGIKNGKKFKAVQTGGPSGGCLTESHLDTPIDFDNLVAAGSMMGSGGMIVMDEDDCMVSVAKFYLDFTVEESCGKCSPCRIGNKRLYELLDRITKGEGTMEDLERLRNLSQVIKDTSLCGLGQTSPNPVLSTLDNFYDEYVAHVEDKKCPAGQCKSLMKYVIDPEACVGCTACARNCPVNAISGERKKPHEINTAICIKCGACYEKCKFDAISIK; this is translated from the coding sequence ATGTCAAAGTATAAAATGCACCTGCTAATTTGTGGGGGAACAGGTTGTAAAGCCTCTGCAAGCGATGCAATAGCAGAAAAACTAAAAGCCGAACTTGCTGCCAATAACCTTCAGGAAGATGTTCAAGTTATTTTGACTGGATGTTTTGGCTTTTGCGAGAAAGGTCCAATTGTTAAGGTACTACCCGATAATACTTTCTATACTCAAGTAAAACCTGAGGATGCTTCTGAAATTGTTAAGGAGCACGTGATTAAGGGACGTAAAGTTGAACGCCTGCTTTATATAGATCCTACCAAAAAAGAAACAATTGAGGACTCAAAGCAAATGGGCTTTTACCGCAAACAAATGCGTATTGCGCTTCGTAACTGCGGTTTCATCAACCCTGAGAATATTGATGAATATATTGCTCGTGATGGTTATCAGGCATTAGGAAAAGTTTTAACCGAATATACTCCTCAGGAGACAATTGAGGTAATTAAGAAATCTGGCCTACGTGGTCGTGGAGGTGGTGGTTTCCCCACTGGCTTAAAATGGGAAATTGCTAGCAAAAATCAGGCAGACCAAAAATATGTGGTTTGTAATGCCGATGAGGGTGACCCTGGTGCTTTTATGGACCGTTCAATTCTTGAAGGCGACCCTCACTCTGTAATTGAGGCCATGGCTATCTGCGGCTATTGTATTGGTGCTTCAAAAGGTCTTATCTATATCCGTGCTGAATATCCTCTCGCTATTAATCGTCTAAAAATAGCAATTGAGCAGGCTCGTGAATATGGATTGCTAGGAAACGATATATTTGGCACTGGTTTTAGCTTCGATTTAGAACTTCGCTATGGTGCAGGTGCCTTTGTTTGTGGTGAGGAAACTGCTCTAATCCACTCAATGGAAGGTTTACGCGGTGAGCCAAGCAATAAACCTCCTTACCCTGCACAGAGTGGTTATATGGGAAAACCAACCAACGTTAATAACGTTGAAACATATGCCAACGTACCTCCAATCATTCTAAAAGGTGCCGACTGGTACTCTTCAATTGGAACTGAGAAGAGCAAGGGAACTAAGGTGTTCGCTCTTGCTGGTAAAATAAACAATGTTGGTCTTATTGAGGTTCCAATGGGTATCACCCTACGCGAAGTTATCTTCGAAATTGGTGGTGGTATTAAAAATGGCAAGAAATTTAAAGCAGTTCAAACTGGTGGACCTTCGGGTGGCTGCTTAACAGAGAGTCACCTTGATACACCAATCGATTTTGACAACCTAGTTGCTGCTGGATCGATGATGGGGTCTGGTGGTATGATTGTAATGGACGAAGACGACTGTATGGTTTCGGTTGCCAAGTTCTATCTCGATTTTACCGTTGAGGAAAGTTGTGGTAAGTGTTCACCCTGTCGTATCGGTAACAAACGCCTTTACGAGTTGCTCGACCGCATCACTAAAGGTGAAGGTACTATGGAAGATCTTGAGCGTCTACGTAACCTATCTCAAGTTATTAAGGATACCTCACTTTGCGGTTTAGGACAAACTTCGCCAAACCCTGTACTTTCTACACTCGATAACTTCTACGATGAGTACGTTGCTCACGTTGAAGATAAGAAGTGTCCTGCAGGTCAATGTAAATCATTAATGAAATATGTAATTGACCCAGAGGCCTGCGTGGGTTGTACAGCTTGTGCTAGGAACTGTCCTGTTAACGCTATTAGCGGTGAGCGTAAAAAACCACACGAAATCAATACAGCAATTTGTATTAAGTGTGGCGCATGTTATGAGAAGTGTAAATTCGATGCTATCAGCATTAAATAA
- a CDS encoding (2Fe-2S) ferredoxin domain-containing protein has protein sequence MTKVKSLADLKKMKETLQSKIDLREKGDSAENLVQIKVAMATCGIASGAKNVMDFLLEELEKRGVNAVVTQTGCMGYCYAEPTIEVKLPNADPVVFGYVDTKKADEIIEKYIKNGELVDGIIPVNYESIDNK, from the coding sequence ATGACAAAAGTAAAATCGCTTGCCGATCTTAAGAAAATGAAGGAGACCCTTCAGTCAAAAATCGACCTTAGGGAGAAAGGCGATTCGGCTGAGAATCTCGTTCAAATCAAGGTGGCTATGGCTACCTGCGGTATAGCCTCTGGTGCTAAGAATGTGATGGATTTCCTTTTAGAGGAACTCGAAAAACGTGGTGTAAATGCAGTTGTAACTCAAACTGGATGTATGGGTTACTGCTATGCAGAACCAACCATTGAGGTTAAACTTCCAAATGCCGATCCCGTTGTTTTTGGTTATGTTGATACCAAAAAAGCCGACGAGATAATTGAGAAGTATATTAAGAATGGCGAACTAGTAGATGGAATTATTCCTGTGAACTACGAGTCAATTGATAACAAATAA
- a CDS encoding ATP-binding protein translates to MKDLSLHILDIVQNSVSANSSVIEINLDIDTEKDYIKLAVKDNGKGMDSEFLKYVTDPFTTTRTTRKVGLGIPLLKQNAELTGGSFSIDSQLGQGTELLARFIPSNIDCLPLGDIAGTFALLICSYPAIEFKIRVKKENELFEVSSSDISKALDGIPLNNPQVYPIVKEFIYSNLDELQITDLG, encoded by the coding sequence GTGAAAGATTTATCGCTTCATATCCTTGATATAGTCCAGAATTCTGTTTCTGCCAATTCTTCAGTTATCGAAATAAACCTTGATATTGACACTGAAAAAGATTATATTAAGCTAGCTGTTAAGGATAACGGAAAAGGGATGGACTCCGAGTTCCTAAAATATGTTACTGACCCATTTACTACCACACGTACTACCCGAAAAGTAGGATTAGGCATTCCATTGCTAAAACAAAATGCAGAACTCACCGGAGGATCCTTTAGTATTGATTCGCAATTGGGCCAAGGAACTGAACTATTAGCTCGTTTTATCCCATCAAATATAGACTGTTTACCCCTTGGCGATATAGCAGGTACTTTTGCGCTTTTAATATGCTCGTACCCCGCCATTGAATTTAAAATCAGAGTTAAAAAGGAAAATGAACTTTTTGAAGTCTCTTCTTCTGATATTAGTAAAGCTCTAGATGGCATACCATTGAACAACCCACAGGTATATCCCATTGTAAAAGAATTCATCTATTCAAATTTAGACGAATTACAAATAACAGATTTAGGTTGA
- a CDS encoding PHP domain-containing protein: MRVKADLHIHSVISPCADLEMSPVNIVNRALANNLQLIAIADHNSTLHGPLTKELAKRHGIHCLYGAEITSKEEIHCLCIVETENQRVALQDFIENNILKISNKPDVFGYQVVVNEQEEIIQEVDYYLHAALNKSINEVSEFLQSIQGIFIPAHVDRLKYSLTSQLGFIPPDLKFDALEISKNSKVSDFCSHNRIESSKTFIRNSDAHYIHQVGEIYTEYEINDISLAGLRDAFDKKNGAFVYPFQ; the protein is encoded by the coding sequence ATGAGGGTAAAAGCCGATTTACATATTCATTCGGTAATTTCACCATGTGCCGACTTGGAAATGAGTCCGGTGAATATAGTTAATCGAGCTTTAGCCAATAACCTTCAACTTATAGCCATTGCCGATCATAACAGCACTTTACATGGCCCATTGACTAAAGAATTGGCTAAAAGGCATGGCATTCATTGCTTGTATGGTGCAGAGATAACATCAAAGGAAGAAATACATTGCCTCTGTATAGTTGAAACCGAGAATCAAAGAGTTGCCCTGCAGGATTTCATTGAGAATAACATTTTGAAAATATCAAACAAACCCGATGTGTTTGGTTATCAGGTTGTGGTGAATGAGCAGGAAGAGATAATCCAAGAGGTTGATTACTACCTTCATGCTGCATTAAATAAGAGCATAAATGAGGTGTCTGAATTTTTACAATCAATTCAGGGGATATTCATCCCAGCACATGTCGATAGACTTAAGTATAGCCTTACCAGTCAGCTTGGTTTTATTCCACCAGATTTGAAATTCGATGCTCTTGAGATTTCAAAGAATTCGAAGGTGAGCGATTTTTGTAGCCATAATAGGATAGAATCTTCCAAGACTTTTATTCGTAATTCCGATGCCCATTACATTCATCAGGTTGGAGAGATATATACAGAGTATGAGATAAATGATATTTCGTTGGCTGGTTTGCGCGATGCCTTCGATAAAAAGAATGGGGCTTTTGTTTACCCCTTCCAATAG
- a CDS encoding DRTGG domain-containing protein, with translation MTVKDISEALNLKVCSGHNGLDNEVTGGYTSDLLSDVMGNAPAGAVWITLQTHINTIAVASLKDLAAIILVKGLEPDANTADKSNEENIPILSTELQAFEISGRLYNLINKK, from the coding sequence ATGACTGTTAAAGATATTTCTGAGGCTTTGAACCTGAAAGTGTGTTCAGGCCATAATGGCCTTGATAACGAGGTAACTGGAGGCTATACATCCGATTTGCTAAGCGATGTGATGGGAAATGCCCCAGCAGGTGCTGTTTGGATTACCCTTCAAACACACATTAATACTATTGCCGTTGCCTCGCTAAAAGATTTGGCAGCCATAATTTTGGTAAAAGGGCTTGAACCCGATGCCAATACGGCCGATAAAAGTAATGAGGAAAATATTCCCATTTTATCAACAGAACTGCAGGCTTTTGAAATTAGTGGCAGGCTTTACAATCTTATCAATAAAAAGTAA